The proteins below are encoded in one region of Pseudomonadota bacterium:
- a CDS encoding PEP/pyruvate-binding domain-containing protein yields the protein MISISSVSTGIKGLDKTLNYLQMGDNVVFQVEDIEDYKKFVNPYIENALEKGRRIVYMRFAKHPPIIESTGKVTIYKLNADIGFESFSTQVHYIIRQEGRDVFYVFDCLSDLLLTWATDLMIGNFFVITCPYLFELNTVAYFAILRNRHSYKTIARIRETTQVLLDVYNYQGKFCVHPIKAWQRYSPTMFLPHIMEKDEFIPILNSVDASNLFSCLNQASASGAERNLDYWDRIFIQAKDMLENTEGVPEKQKMVEQLSRVLIGREKRMLSLIKEYFTLEDLIEIKERLIGTGFIGGKSTGMLLARSILRKDPSVKWSEHLEMHDSFYIGSDIFYSFIVQNGLWRTLMSHKTKENYFESALELKNKMLKGIFPEEIREQFQLMLEYYGQSPIIVRSSSLLEDAFGNAFAGKYESYFCANQGTPEERYEKFVEAVRKIFASTMNIEALAYRLKRGLDQQDEQMALLVQRVSGSYRKYYFFPELAGVGLSYNAFVWKKGMDPKAGMLRLVFGLGTRAVNRMGNDYPRIVALDNPLVKPYAKPEDAGRFSQHSVDALNLEENLFQSLSFVEVLNKDLEGRLDLIGTRDIDATERMKALGKNTDVWILTFDELLSRTEFPDLMSRMLKRLESIYNYPVDIEFTANFNTDGKIQINLLQCRPFQTKGHHSRVKIPHKIKKNKILLKQEGNFMGGSVYENISQIIYIDPKGYSDLPLSGKYNVARLVGKINKTIDNRDETPTILFGPGRWGTTTPAMGVPVTFSEINNIAAIAEIAYKEGSLIPDLSFGTHFFQDMVEMNIFYMAIYPEQEKVIFNTSIMESMHNMMEEIAPEDRQYAHVVRFYDVREKKLILLSDIVAQEMVCFFE from the coding sequence ATGATTTCCATATCCAGTGTCAGCACCGGCATTAAAGGATTGGACAAAACTCTTAATTACCTGCAAATGGGCGATAATGTAGTCTTTCAGGTCGAAGACATTGAAGATTACAAAAAATTCGTCAATCCTTACATAGAAAACGCCTTGGAAAAAGGGCGGCGCATTGTTTACATGCGCTTTGCTAAACACCCGCCTATTATAGAATCCACCGGCAAAGTCACGATTTATAAACTTAACGCCGATATAGGCTTTGAATCCTTCTCAACGCAGGTTCATTATATCATCCGGCAGGAAGGACGTGATGTTTTTTATGTGTTCGATTGCCTGTCGGATCTGCTTCTTACCTGGGCTACCGATCTGATGATCGGCAACTTTTTTGTGATTACCTGCCCCTATCTTTTCGAGTTAAATACTGTCGCTTATTTTGCAATCCTGCGCAACCGGCATTCATATAAAACTATTGCCCGCATCAGAGAAACCACTCAGGTACTGCTGGATGTTTATAATTATCAGGGTAAATTTTGCGTGCACCCCATTAAAGCCTGGCAGCGCTATTCCCCGACAATGTTTCTTCCGCACATTATGGAGAAAGACGAATTTATCCCTATCCTGAACAGCGTTGATGCCTCAAATTTATTTTCCTGTCTTAATCAGGCAAGCGCATCCGGCGCAGAAAGAAATCTGGACTATTGGGATCGCATATTCATACAAGCAAAGGATATGCTGGAAAACACAGAGGGCGTGCCGGAAAAACAGAAAATGGTGGAACAGCTTTCCCGTGTTTTGATCGGCAGGGAAAAAAGAATGCTCTCCTTGATAAAAGAATATTTTACCCTTGAAGATCTTATTGAAATTAAAGAACGGCTTATCGGAACCGGTTTCATCGGCGGGAAATCCACAGGCATGTTGTTGGCGCGCAGCATTTTACGCAAAGACCCTTCTGTAAAATGGTCGGAACACTTAGAGATGCACGACTCTTTTTATATAGGTTCTGATATCTTTTATTCCTTCATCGTTCAAAACGGCTTGTGGAGAACACTAATGTCCCACAAAACAAAAGAAAACTATTTTGAAAGCGCCCTGGAATTAAAAAACAAAATGTTGAAAGGAATATTTCCGGAAGAAATCCGTGAACAATTTCAGCTAATGCTGGAATATTACGGACAGTCGCCTATCATCGTACGCTCCAGCAGTCTTCTGGAAGACGCTTTCGGCAATGCCTTTGCCGGAAAATACGAAAGTTATTTTTGCGCCAATCAGGGAACACCGGAGGAACGTTATGAGAAGTTTGTGGAGGCAGTAAGGAAAATCTTCGCAAGCACGATGAATATAGAAGCCCTCGCTTACCGTCTGAAAAGAGGACTGGACCAGCAGGATGAACAGATGGCTCTGCTGGTGCAAAGAGTGTCCGGTTCTTACCGCAAATATTATTTTTTCCCCGAGTTGGCCGGCGTCGGTCTGTCTTATAACGCCTTTGTCTGGAAAAAAGGCATGGATCCCAAGGCGGGCATGCTCAGGCTTGTTTTCGGACTGGGAACAAGGGCTGTAAACCGCATGGGAAATGACTATCCGCGCATTGTCGCTCTGGATAATCCCCTGGTTAAACCCTACGCCAAACCGGAAGATGCGGGACGTTTTTCCCAGCATTCTGTTGATGCTTTAAATCTGGAGGAAAATCTTTTTCAATCCTTATCATTTGTTGAGGTGCTCAATAAAGATCTGGAAGGGCGCTTGGACCTTATAGGTACCCGCGATATTGATGCTACTGAGCGGATGAAAGCTTTAGGCAAAAACACGGATGTGTGGATACTTACCTTTGACGAACTGCTTTCCAGAACGGAATTCCCCGATCTTATGTCCAGGATGCTCAAACGGTTGGAATCAATCTATAACTATCCGGTGGATATTGAATTTACAGCGAACTTCAACACGGATGGGAAAATTCAAATCAATCTGCTGCAATGCCGGCCTTTTCAGACGAAAGGTCACCATAGCCGCGTGAAAATTCCCCATAAGATCAAGAAAAATAAAATATTGCTGAAGCAGGAAGGCAATTTCATGGGTGGCAGTGTTTATGAAAATATTTCGCAGATCATTTACATCGATCCCAAAGGATACTCTGATCTCCCGCTTTCTGGAAAATATAATGTTGCCAGATTGGTGGGTAAAATAAATAAGACTATTGATAATCGGGATGAGACACCGACGATTCTTTTCGGACCGGGCCGCTGGGGCACAACAACGCCGGCAATGGGCGTGCCGGTTACTTTTTCCGAAATCAACAATATCGCGGCTATCGCGGAAATAGCATACAAGGAAGGAAGCTTGATCCCCGATCTGTCTTTCGGCACCCATTTTTTTCAGGATATGGTGGAGATGAATATCTTTTATATGGCTATTTATCCGGAACAGGAAAAAGTTATTTTCAATACGTCCATAATGGAATCGATGCACAATATGATGGAAGAAATTGCTCCTGA